From a region of the Paraburkholderia caribensis genome:
- a CDS encoding IclR family transcriptional regulator encodes MNSSKEAEAPGTGMLQRAFAVIRALGEIQPEGGRVTRIAKAVGLTQATVHRILHALIAEGVVEQDQSTKLYRLSVDFFALASQAGNPSGMRELCRPALLRLCASLGDTIFLLVKSSFDAVCLDMCEGPFPIRSFTGDIGGRVALGVGQGSLAILAFLPEAEREEIIRFNVPRLRSYGVLDEVYLRTEIERVRQLGYAGRNSGVLEGMAGVAVPIIDRTGCAVAALSVGTLSARLGEDRLPMVVELLKRQADLIGPQVNPFDVAMRRPMHGLTRALTTEPIA; translated from the coding sequence ATGAATTCTTCGAAAGAAGCCGAAGCTCCCGGCACCGGCATGTTGCAGCGCGCATTCGCGGTGATCCGGGCGCTCGGAGAAATTCAACCCGAAGGCGGCCGCGTCACGCGCATCGCGAAAGCCGTCGGGCTGACGCAGGCCACCGTGCATCGCATCCTGCATGCGCTGATTGCCGAAGGGGTCGTCGAGCAGGATCAGAGTACGAAGCTTTATCGGCTGAGCGTCGACTTTTTTGCGCTGGCCTCGCAGGCCGGCAATCCGAGCGGCATGCGCGAACTGTGCCGCCCTGCCTTGCTGCGACTGTGCGCGAGTCTCGGCGACACGATCTTCCTGCTCGTCAAAAGCAGCTTCGATGCCGTGTGTCTCGACATGTGCGAAGGCCCGTTTCCGATCCGCTCGTTCACAGGCGATATCGGCGGCCGCGTCGCACTGGGCGTCGGCCAAGGCAGCCTTGCGATTCTCGCGTTCCTGCCTGAAGCCGAGCGCGAAGAGATTATCCGCTTCAACGTGCCGCGGCTGCGCAGTTATGGCGTGCTCGACGAGGTCTATCTGCGCACAGAAATCGAACGCGTCCGGCAACTCGGCTACGCGGGGCGCAATAGCGGCGTGCTGGAAGGCATGGCGGGCGTGGCCGTGCCGATCATCGACCGGACGGGCTGCGCGGTGGCGGCGCTGAGCGTCGGCACACTGTCGGCGCGTCTGGGCGAAGACCGTTTGCCGATGGTCGTCGAGCTTCTCAAGCGCCAGGCCGATCTGATCGGCCCGCAGGTGAATCCGTTCGATGTCGCGATGCGCCGTCCGATGCACGGTCTGACACGCGCGCTGACGACAGAACCGATCGCGTGA
- a CDS encoding ABC transporter ATP-binding protein yields MSFLTLTDVSKTFGDLHAVTGVNLAVEKGEFVSLLGPSGCGKTTTLQMIAGFIETTRGRIMLDGRDITHMKPNRRGLGIVFQSYALFPHMSVAQNVSFGLEMRGVDKTERADRVREALALVRLDALAHRFPRELSGGQRQRVAIARAIVIAPPVLLLDEPMSNLDAKLREDMQFELRAIQRKIGTTTIMVTHDQSEALSISDRVVVMEAGRITQIDTPYRAYERPENLFVSQFIGKANMLAGKIVSRDGDAIGIDLGHDLAETGSVAQLAAQGQAIGVGDAVTLCIRPEKLRLCAPDKGRLAGNVTSRFFLGSQWLYRLDSRVGEMLVCCQNEGNEPFSEGAQVGIDWHSDSLRLIGQERAHG; encoded by the coding sequence ATGTCGTTCCTCACATTGACTGACGTTTCGAAGACGTTCGGCGATCTGCACGCCGTGACGGGCGTCAACCTCGCGGTGGAAAAGGGCGAATTCGTTTCGCTGCTCGGCCCGTCGGGCTGCGGCAAGACGACCACGCTGCAGATGATCGCGGGCTTCATCGAAACGACGCGCGGCCGCATCATGCTCGACGGCCGCGACATCACGCACATGAAGCCGAACCGGCGCGGCCTCGGCATCGTCTTTCAAAGCTACGCGCTGTTTCCCCATATGAGCGTTGCGCAGAACGTCAGCTTCGGGCTGGAAATGCGCGGCGTCGATAAAACCGAGCGCGCCGACCGTGTGCGCGAAGCCCTCGCGCTGGTGCGGCTCGATGCGCTCGCGCATCGCTTTCCGCGGGAATTGTCGGGCGGTCAAAGGCAGCGTGTCGCGATTGCGCGCGCGATCGTGATCGCGCCGCCCGTGCTGCTGCTCGACGAACCGATGTCGAACCTCGATGCGAAGCTGCGCGAGGACATGCAGTTCGAACTGCGCGCCATTCAACGCAAGATCGGCACGACGACCATCATGGTCACGCACGATCAATCCGAAGCGCTGTCGATCAGCGATCGCGTGGTCGTGATGGAAGCGGGGCGCATCACGCAGATCGACACGCCGTATCGCGCGTACGAGCGGCCCGAGAATCTGTTCGTGTCGCAGTTCATCGGCAAGGCGAACATGCTGGCGGGCAAGATCGTATCGCGCGACGGCGACGCGATCGGCATCGACCTGGGCCACGATCTCGCGGAAACGGGCAGCGTGGCGCAACTGGCCGCGCAAGGCCAGGCGATCGGCGTCGGCGACGCCGTCACGCTGTGCATTCGCCCGGAAAAACTGCGCCTCTGCGCGCCCGACAAAGGGCGTCTCGCGGGCAACGTGACGAGCCGTTTCTTTCTCGGCAGCCAATGGCTTTACCGGCTCGACAGCCGCGTCGGCGAGATGCTGGTGTGCTGTCAGAACGAAGGCAACGAACCGTTTTCGGAGGGCGCGCAAGTCGGCATCGACTGGCATAGCGATTCGCTGCGCCTGATCGGCCAGGAGCGCGCGCATGGATAG
- a CDS encoding ABC transporter permease, which yields MDSTLPATQSANASAARAPWRAFVPLWLMSAPALILFATLVLVPLAMTLALTFYRFDPASGPIAAFDLHNYVEVLGSSYFHTIFLRTFGIALLTTVLCVAIGTPEAYVLSRMRDPWRSLFLLVILAPLLVSVVVRAFGWSMLLNTNGLVNQAFALFGLGPYKLEYTTFAIVIALVHVMLPFMVIPVWTALQRLDPQTENAALSLMASPATTLRRIVLPQLVPGILSGSLMVFGLSASAFAIPGLLGGRRLKVAATAVYDQFLSSMNWPLGATIAVLLLVANLVVMLTYYRVLERRYTRSMG from the coding sequence ATGGATAGCACGCTGCCCGCCACGCAAAGCGCGAACGCCAGCGCAGCGCGCGCGCCATGGCGCGCCTTCGTGCCGCTCTGGCTGATGAGCGCGCCCGCGTTGATTCTGTTCGCGACGCTCGTGCTCGTACCGCTCGCCATGACGCTCGCGCTGACCTTCTACCGCTTCGATCCCGCCAGCGGCCCGATCGCCGCATTCGACTTGCACAACTACGTCGAAGTGCTCGGCTCATCGTATTTCCACACGATCTTCCTGCGCACCTTCGGCATCGCCTTGCTGACTACCGTGCTGTGCGTCGCGATCGGCACACCCGAAGCCTATGTGCTGTCGCGCATGCGCGACCCCTGGCGCTCACTGTTCCTGCTGGTGATTCTCGCGCCGCTGCTGGTGTCGGTAGTGGTGCGCGCATTCGGCTGGAGCATGCTGCTCAATACGAACGGTCTCGTCAATCAGGCGTTCGCGCTGTTCGGCCTCGGACCGTACAAGCTCGAATACACGACCTTCGCCATCGTCATTGCGCTCGTGCACGTGATGCTGCCGTTCATGGTGATTCCCGTGTGGACCGCGTTGCAGCGGCTCGATCCGCAGACGGAGAACGCGGCGTTGTCGCTGATGGCGTCGCCTGCGACGACGTTGCGCCGCATCGTGTTGCCGCAACTCGTGCCCGGCATTCTGTCCGGCAGCCTGATGGTGTTCGGCCTCTCGGCGAGCGCCTTTGCGATTCCCGGCCTGCTTGGCGGACGCCGTCTGAAGGTGGCGGCGACGGCTGTCTACGACCAGTTCCTGAGCTCGATGAACTGGCCGCTCGGCGCGACGATCGCGGTGCTGCTGCTGGTCGCGAACCTGGTAGTGATGCTCACCTACTACCGCGTGCTCGAGCGGCGCTACACGCGCAGCATGGGCTGA
- a CDS encoding ABC transporter permease: MRKNGPFALAFHTIVILFVLAPLAIVVLVAFTPDETLTLPTHGFSLRWFRAILDYPDFITAFFNSLKLAFASATLSLVVALPAGLAIGRARFPGRNFLNALLLSPLVIPGLVLGIAMLRFFALIGATGSFAWLILAHMVVITPFVMRLVLASVSGLDRSIEHAASSLGADAWTTFRRITLPMIVPGITGGWLLAFINSFDELTMSIFVTSPQTVTLPVRMYMYATESIDPMMASVSALVIFITAGAMLLLDRVYGLNRILIGQH, from the coding sequence ATGCGCAAGAACGGCCCCTTTGCACTCGCGTTCCACACCATCGTGATTCTGTTCGTGCTCGCGCCACTGGCGATCGTCGTGCTGGTTGCCTTCACGCCCGACGAAACCTTGACGCTGCCCACGCATGGCTTCTCGCTGCGCTGGTTTCGCGCGATTCTGGACTATCCGGACTTCATCACGGCGTTCTTCAACAGCCTGAAACTGGCCTTCGCTTCGGCGACGCTGTCGCTCGTCGTGGCCTTGCCTGCGGGCCTGGCGATTGGCCGCGCGCGCTTTCCGGGGCGCAATTTTCTCAATGCGTTGCTGCTGTCGCCGCTCGTGATTCCCGGCCTCGTGCTCGGCATCGCGATGCTGCGCTTCTTCGCGCTGATCGGCGCAACGGGTTCTTTCGCCTGGTTGATTCTTGCGCACATGGTCGTGATCACGCCGTTCGTGATGCGCCTCGTGCTTGCGTCGGTGAGCGGGCTGGACCGCAGCATCGAGCACGCGGCGTCGTCGCTCGGCGCCGACGCGTGGACCACGTTCCGCCGCATCACGCTGCCGATGATCGTGCCCGGCATCACGGGCGGCTGGCTGCTTGCGTTCATCAACAGCTTCGACGAACTGACGATGTCGATCTTCGTCACGTCGCCGCAGACGGTGACGCTGCCGGTGCGGATGTACATGTACGCCACCGAATCGATCGATCCGATGATGGCGTCCGTCTCCGCGCTCGTCATCTTCATCACGGCGGGCGCGATGCTGCTGCTCGACCGTGTCTACGGTCTTAACCGCATTCTGATTGGCCAGCACTGA
- a CDS encoding (2Fe-2S)-binding protein: protein MASCSPAHMSRSHSQLLRVAEAERAPVSFFLDGVEAGALTGDTVLTAILMQQRHVRHSEFSGEPRAGFCMIGACQDCWVRCEDGARIRACSTPVKEGMRIVTKGAP from the coding sequence ATGGCTTCTTGCTCTCCCGCTCACATGTCCCGTTCCCACAGCCAGTTGCTGCGCGTGGCCGAAGCCGAACGCGCGCCGGTGTCATTCTTTCTCGATGGCGTCGAAGCCGGCGCGCTGACGGGCGATACCGTGCTGACGGCCATTCTCATGCAGCAGCGCCACGTGCGTCACAGCGAATTCAGCGGCGAGCCGCGCGCGGGCTTTTGCATGATCGGCGCGTGCCAGGACTGCTGGGTGCGTTGCGAAGACGGCGCGCGGATTCGCGCATGTTCGACGCCGGTGAAAGAAGGCATGCGGATCGTGACGAAGGGCGCGCCATGA
- a CDS encoding FAD/NAD(P)-dependent oxidoreductase — translation MTRGQQVVIVGAGPAGIRAAQTLVAAGIRPIVLDENARWGGQIYRQPPADAGFRRSKATLYGFEWKKADAVHEAMRALVPHIDYRPETLVWSCEGRRLDTMCNGREASVAFTQLIIASGATDRVLPVPGWTLPGVYTLGGAQVALKAQGSAIGRRVVLAGTGPLLYLVAYQYAKAGARIEAVLDTSAWSKQVAAVPKLISQPSTFAKGVYYVAWLKARGVRVERDVTLAGIDGEDGVAGIRFKASRDNGRIETIACDAVGLGFGLRPETQLADLAGCRFRFDSLNGCWLPERDAAGRSSVAGIYLAGDGAGIAGADAAELAGRRAALALLDDLRIAHPAQTDGLDAATLERRLQRIAVFRAGIEAAFAPPSQPAKQWPDDMTVCRCEEVDAGTLRRCIRGGEAGEINRLKALTRVGMGRCQGRMCGEAAIALLSEETGRPVEGVGRLRSQAPIKPIPISPMLFDDDVAAIPEEARDE, via the coding sequence ATGACGCGTGGCCAACAGGTGGTGATCGTCGGCGCGGGGCCTGCGGGGATTCGCGCGGCGCAGACGCTGGTGGCGGCGGGCATCCGGCCCATCGTGCTGGATGAAAACGCGCGCTGGGGCGGACAGATCTATCGTCAGCCGCCGGCCGATGCGGGTTTCCGCCGCAGCAAGGCGACGCTCTACGGCTTCGAGTGGAAGAAGGCCGATGCCGTGCACGAAGCGATGCGCGCGCTTGTCCCGCATATCGACTATCGGCCGGAGACGCTCGTATGGTCGTGCGAAGGCCGCAGGCTGGACACGATGTGCAATGGCCGCGAGGCCAGCGTGGCGTTCACGCAGTTGATCATCGCGAGCGGCGCGACGGATCGCGTGTTGCCCGTGCCCGGATGGACACTGCCCGGCGTCTATACGCTGGGCGGCGCGCAGGTCGCGCTGAAGGCGCAGGGCAGCGCGATCGGGCGGCGCGTCGTGCTGGCGGGCACGGGGCCGTTGCTGTATCTCGTCGCGTATCAATACGCGAAGGCGGGCGCGCGGATCGAAGCCGTGCTCGACACTAGCGCGTGGTCGAAGCAGGTCGCTGCTGTACCGAAGCTCATCAGTCAGCCGTCGACGTTCGCCAAGGGCGTCTATTACGTGGCGTGGCTCAAGGCTCGCGGCGTCAGAGTGGAGCGCGACGTGACGCTGGCCGGTATCGACGGCGAGGACGGCGTGGCGGGCATTCGCTTCAAGGCATCGCGTGATAACGGGCGCATCGAGACGATTGCCTGCGATGCCGTCGGTCTCGGCTTCGGCTTGCGCCCGGAAACGCAGCTCGCCGATCTCGCCGGATGCCGCTTTCGCTTCGATTCATTGAACGGCTGCTGGCTGCCCGAGCGCGACGCGGCAGGGCGCAGCTCGGTGGCCGGCATCTATCTCGCAGGCGACGGCGCGGGCATCGCGGGCGCGGATGCGGCTGAACTCGCGGGCCGGCGTGCGGCGCTCGCGCTGCTCGACGATCTGCGCATCGCGCATCCGGCGCAGACGGATGGCCTCGATGCCGCGACGCTGGAGCGCCGCCTGCAACGCATTGCCGTGTTTCGCGCTGGTATCGAAGCGGCCTTCGCGCCACCCTCGCAACCCGCGAAGCAATGGCCCGACGACATGACCGTCTGCCGTTGCGAAGAAGTCGATGCGGGTACGTTACGGCGCTGCATTCGCGGCGGCGAGGCGGGCGAGATCAACCGGCTCAAGGCCTTGACGCGTGTCGGCATGGGCCGCTGCCAGGGACGCATGTGCGGCGAAGCGGCCATTGCGCTGCTGAGTGAGGAAACGGGGCGTCCGGTCGAAGGCGTCGGGCGTCTGCGCAGCCAGGCGCCCATCAAGCCCATTCCCATCTCGCCGATGCTGTTCGACGACGACGTCGCCGCGATTCCCGAGGAGGCACGCGATGAGTGA
- a CDS encoding NAD(P)/FAD-dependent oxidoreductase, with amino-acid sequence MSDAVHYQVVIAGGGLVGASAALALARRGVRVGLFERRYCGAQASGVNYGGVRCQGRPAEQMPLAMRARRVWDRLPELIGIDGELVVSGHLRLARRDSDFAVLETWAAMAREHGLETGLLAGAAFRKRYPWLGGAALGGSLCMSDGHANPRLVSPAFARAAQRAGAVVREQTALTDIAHDGTRFQLRAGDERITADWLINSAGAWANTVAGFFNEAVPMKPIYPNMWVTEPLPRFIAHNLGVVGGGVYARQVERGNCVIGGGRGHGDGEYAQPSTQTTRAVMRDACALLPALRDALLIRTWSGVEGETPDSNPVIGASQKVPRLLHAFGFSGGGFLLAPGVGEVLADLVIDGETSTPLDAFAIGRFNRSAIPAVL; translated from the coding sequence ATGAGTGACGCTGTTCACTATCAGGTCGTGATCGCGGGCGGCGGGCTGGTCGGCGCGTCGGCGGCACTGGCGCTCGCGCGGCGCGGCGTGCGCGTCGGACTGTTCGAGCGGCGCTATTGCGGCGCCCAGGCGAGCGGCGTCAACTACGGCGGCGTGCGCTGCCAGGGGCGCCCCGCCGAACAGATGCCGCTTGCGATGCGCGCACGGCGCGTCTGGGACCGCTTGCCGGAACTGATCGGCATCGACGGGGAGCTCGTGGTGTCGGGTCATCTGCGTCTGGCGCGACGCGACAGCGATTTTGCCGTGCTCGAAACATGGGCCGCGATGGCGCGCGAACATGGGCTCGAAACCGGGCTGCTGGCGGGCGCGGCGTTTCGCAAGCGCTATCCGTGGCTTGGCGGCGCGGCGTTGGGCGGCTCGCTATGCATGAGCGACGGCCACGCGAATCCGCGCCTCGTGTCGCCCGCCTTTGCGCGCGCGGCGCAACGCGCGGGCGCCGTGGTGCGCGAGCAAACCGCGCTCACCGACATCGCGCATGACGGCACGCGCTTCCAGCTTCGCGCCGGCGACGAACGCATCACCGCCGACTGGTTGATCAACAGCGCGGGCGCGTGGGCGAACACCGTTGCGGGCTTTTTCAACGAAGCCGTGCCGATGAAACCGATCTACCCGAACATGTGGGTGACCGAGCCGCTGCCGCGCTTCATCGCGCACAACCTGGGCGTCGTGGGCGGCGGCGTGTACGCGCGCCAGGTCGAACGCGGCAACTGCGTGATCGGCGGCGGGCGCGGCCATGGCGACGGCGAATACGCGCAACCGTCCACGCAGACCACGCGCGCCGTGATGCGCGACGCGTGCGCGCTGCTGCCCGCCTTGCGCGACGCATTGCTGATCCGCACGTGGAGCGGCGTCGAAGGCGAGACGCCCGACAGCAACCCCGTGATCGGCGCGAGCCAGAAGGTGCCGCGCCTGCTGCATGCATTCGGTTTTTCGGGCGGCGGCTTTCTGCTTGCGCCCGGTGTCGGCGAGGTGCTGGCCGACCTCGTGATCGACGGCGAGACTTCGACGCCGCTCGATGCGTTTGCGATCGGCCGCTTCAACCGAAGCGCGATCCCCGCTGTTCTTTAA
- a CDS encoding extracellular solute-binding protein — translation MKLSSTVAALAAVCAIGAAAPAWSQTKTIYIGMNGGPMEKAYTSQVLPDFEKANNVKVVVVPGTSSDVLAKLLANRNSPQIHVAFLDDGVMARAVSMGVCQKLDDAPVLKELYPFARMKDDVGAGVQLGMTGIGYNTKLFAEKGWAPPTSWMDFANPKYKGKVVFQSASSSTFGLHGFLAINRLMGGNDQNVEPGFSKWSSTVGPNVVEYIPNSAKLSEMVQTGEAGIFPLTPTAVGDLQDKGIPVGYANPKEGAVLLLVDLCVVKNNTDPQLAQKLAQFLLSAPAQSKAAAAGKQIPTNEHATMTPAMQKSLGNLDDLVKKVTVVDWDSINAHRAQWDQRWNRQVEQ, via the coding sequence ATGAAGCTGTCAAGCACGGTCGCGGCGCTGGCCGCCGTGTGTGCGATCGGCGCGGCTGCGCCCGCCTGGTCGCAAACCAAAACGATTTACATCGGCATGAACGGCGGCCCGATGGAGAAGGCGTACACGAGCCAGGTGCTGCCCGACTTCGAGAAGGCGAACAACGTGAAGGTCGTCGTGGTGCCCGGTACTTCGTCCGATGTGCTGGCGAAGCTGCTGGCCAATCGCAACAGCCCGCAGATTCACGTCGCGTTTCTCGATGACGGCGTGATGGCGCGCGCCGTCAGCATGGGCGTGTGCCAGAAGCTCGACGATGCGCCGGTGCTGAAAGAGCTGTATCCGTTCGCGCGCATGAAGGATGACGTCGGCGCGGGCGTGCAGCTCGGCATGACGGGCATCGGCTACAACACGAAGCTGTTCGCGGAGAAGGGCTGGGCGCCGCCCACCTCGTGGATGGATTTCGCCAATCCGAAGTACAAGGGCAAAGTGGTGTTCCAGTCCGCGTCGAGCAGCACGTTCGGCCTGCACGGCTTTCTCGCGATCAACCGTTTGATGGGCGGCAACGATCAGAACGTCGAGCCGGGTTTCAGCAAATGGTCGAGCACGGTTGGGCCGAATGTCGTCGAGTACATTCCCAATTCGGCGAAGCTCTCGGAGATGGTGCAAACGGGTGAAGCCGGTATCTTCCCGCTGACGCCGACGGCCGTCGGCGATCTGCAGGACAAGGGCATTCCTGTCGGCTACGCGAATCCGAAAGAAGGCGCGGTCTTGCTGCTGGTCGATCTGTGCGTCGTGAAGAACAACACCGATCCGCAGCTTGCGCAAAAGCTCGCGCAGTTCCTGTTGTCGGCGCCGGCTCAATCGAAGGCAGCGGCAGCGGGCAAGCAGATTCCGACCAACGAGCACGCAACGATGACGCCCGCGATGCAGAAGAGCCTCGGCAATCTGGATGATCTGGTGAAGAAGGTGACGGTCGTCGATTGGGATTCGATCAACGCGCACCGTGCGCAGTGGGATCAGCGCTGGAACCGGCAGGTCGAACAGTAA
- a CDS encoding peroxiredoxin encodes MAIRLGEVAPDFTAETTEGTIRFHEWIGDSWAILFSHPKDFTPVCTTELGYMAGLKPEFDKRNTKIIGLSIDPVSDHQRWVKDIEETQGNAINYPMIGDADLKVAKLYDMIHPEASGGPRTAVDNATVRSVFLIGPDKKVKAMLVYPMSSGRNFDEVLRLLDSLQLNAKHTVATPVNWKPGEDVIIPTSVSDDAAKEKYPQGFKTLKPYLRYVQQPK; translated from the coding sequence ATGGCGATTCGACTAGGAGAAGTAGCGCCCGATTTCACGGCGGAAACCACGGAAGGCACGATTCGTTTTCACGAATGGATCGGCGATAGCTGGGCAATCCTGTTCTCGCACCCCAAGGACTTCACGCCCGTCTGCACGACGGAACTGGGCTATATGGCGGGACTCAAGCCGGAGTTCGACAAGCGCAACACGAAGATCATCGGACTGAGCATCGACCCCGTCAGCGATCACCAGAGATGGGTGAAGGACATCGAGGAGACGCAGGGCAACGCGATCAATTATCCGATGATCGGCGACGCCGATCTGAAGGTCGCGAAGCTCTACGACATGATTCACCCGGAAGCGAGCGGCGGCCCACGCACGGCCGTCGACAACGCGACGGTGCGTTCGGTGTTCCTGATCGGGCCGGACAAGAAGGTGAAGGCGATGCTCGTCTATCCGATGAGCTCGGGCCGGAATTTCGACGAAGTGCTGCGTTTGCTGGACTCGCTGCAACTGAACGCGAAGCACACGGTCGCCACGCCCGTGAACTGGAAACCGGGCGAGGACGTGATCATTCCGACGTCCGTTTCCGATGACGCTGCCAAAGAGAAGTATCCGCAGGGCTTCAAGACGCTGAAGCCGTATTTGCGTTACGTGCAGCAACCCAAGTGA
- a CDS encoding MBL fold metallo-hydrolase encodes MIFRQLFDQQSSTYTYLLADGDTREAVLIDPVFEQTRRDAALVDELGLRLLYTIDTHLHADHVTGAWLLKNRTGSQIAISAASGAEGADRYLSHGDSIAFGARQLRVRATPGHTNGCISLVLDDETMAFTGDCLLIRGTGRTDFQNGNPHALFRAVHEQLFSLPENCLLYPAHDYRGLTVTSVAEERRFNPRLGGELCEDDFAVYMTNLGLAHPRQIDVAVPANLKCGVAASDPSLTPQSEWAPLTYTFAGIWEIHPQWLEEHLQSVQIVDVREPDEFDGPLGRIPEAKLISLGSLAKRAAELDKERPVVTVCRAGGRSAQATVMLRQAGFEDVANLAGGMLRWRAEGRVVENGSL; translated from the coding sequence CTGATCTTCCGACAGCTGTTCGACCAGCAATCGTCTACCTACACCTATCTGCTCGCTGACGGTGACACGCGCGAAGCCGTGCTGATCGACCCCGTGTTCGAGCAGACGCGCCGCGATGCCGCGCTCGTCGACGAACTCGGTCTGCGCCTGCTTTATACGATCGACACGCATCTTCATGCGGATCACGTGACGGGCGCGTGGCTGTTGAAAAATCGCACGGGCAGCCAGATTGCGATATCGGCGGCGAGCGGCGCGGAGGGCGCGGATCGCTATCTGAGCCATGGCGATTCGATTGCGTTCGGCGCACGGCAATTGCGTGTGCGCGCGACGCCTGGTCATACGAATGGCTGCATCAGTCTCGTGCTCGACGACGAAACGATGGCCTTCACGGGCGATTGTCTGCTGATTCGCGGTACTGGCCGCACGGACTTTCAGAACGGCAATCCGCATGCGCTGTTTCGCGCGGTGCACGAGCAGCTTTTCTCGCTGCCCGAAAACTGCCTGCTGTATCCGGCACACGATTATCGAGGCCTCACGGTGACGAGCGTGGCCGAAGAGCGGCGGTTCAATCCCCGGTTGGGCGGGGAGCTTTGTGAAGACGATTTCGCGGTCTACATGACCAATCTCGGCCTTGCGCATCCGCGGCAAATCGATGTCGCCGTGCCTGCCAACCTGAAATGCGGCGTCGCGGCCAGCGATCCGTCGCTCACGCCGCAATCCGAATGGGCGCCGCTGACTTACACGTTCGCGGGGATTTGGGAAATACATCCGCAATGGCTCGAAGAGCATCTGCAATCGGTGCAGATCGTCGACGTGCGTGAGCCCGACGAATTCGACGGCCCGCTTGGGCGGATTCCCGAGGCGAAGCTGATTTCGCTCGGCAGCCTGGCGAAACGCGCGGCGGAGCTCGACAAGGAACGTCCAGTTGTGACCGTCTGCCGCGCGGGCGGCCGGTCTGCGCAAGCGACCGTGATGCTTCGCCAGGCGGGTTTCGAGGATGTCGCGAATCTGGCGGGCGGCATGTTGCGCTGGCGCGCTGAAGGCCGGGTCGTCGAGAACGGCAGTCTGTAG
- a CDS encoding glycosyltransferase family 2 protein, with amino-acid sequence MELRTVDAMNELDAARVAIVIATKGRPDAIPNALAFLARQTLRPCVVILSATNEADIGEKYPTPFPVMRIFGPAGLPAQRNRALDALPADIDVVVFFDDDYAPCRDWIEQCVRMFESNPTVLGVSGNTVQDGSKGCPLTWGNASRIVADAESAESAPHALTPCISLYGCNMACRMNAMSGLRFDERLVLYGWLEDKDFSCRLASRGPIVRCAQMRGVHLGIASGRVSGKRFGYSQVVNPNYLRRKGEMSRSEAVRYIARALVMNALKSLRPEPHLDRQGRLIGNVLGLIAIVSGSGDPEQAAKL; translated from the coding sequence ATGGAGCTTCGCACTGTCGACGCGATGAATGAGCTTGACGCGGCACGTGTCGCAATCGTCATCGCGACGAAAGGACGTCCCGACGCAATACCCAACGCGCTCGCATTTCTCGCGCGTCAAACCTTGAGGCCTTGTGTCGTCATTCTTTCCGCTACGAACGAAGCTGACATCGGTGAAAAGTACCCGACGCCGTTTCCCGTGATGCGCATCTTCGGGCCCGCCGGTTTGCCCGCGCAAAGAAATCGCGCGCTCGATGCGCTTCCGGCCGATATCGACGTCGTCGTATTCTTCGACGACGATTACGCGCCATGCCGCGACTGGATCGAACAGTGCGTGCGGATGTTCGAGTCCAATCCCACCGTGCTCGGCGTGTCGGGGAATACAGTGCAGGACGGCTCGAAAGGGTGTCCGCTCACGTGGGGCAATGCCAGTCGCATCGTAGCCGATGCGGAAAGTGCGGAAAGTGCGCCGCATGCGCTGACGCCTTGCATTTCACTCTACGGCTGCAACATGGCATGCCGCATGAACGCAATGAGCGGCCTGCGTTTCGACGAGCGGCTCGTGCTGTATGGCTGGCTCGAAGACAAGGACTTTTCGTGCCGGCTGGCGAGCCGCGGCCCCATCGTGCGATGCGCGCAGATGCGCGGCGTGCATCTGGGCATCGCATCGGGCCGCGTGTCGGGGAAGCGCTTCGGCTATTCGCAAGTCGTGAACCCGAACTATTTGCGGCGCAAGGGCGAGATGTCGCGCAGCGAAGCGGTGCGTTACATCGCCAGGGCGCTTGTGATGAACGCGCTCAAGTCATTGAGACCCGAGCCGCATCTCGACCGTCAGGGACGCCTGATCGGCAATGTGCTCGGCCTGATCGCGATTGTGTCGGGATCGGGCGATCCGGAACAGGCCGCGAAACTGTAG